The Algoriphagus sanaruensis genome window below encodes:
- the bshA gene encoding N-acetyl-alpha-D-glucosaminyl L-malate synthase BshA: MKIGIVCYPTFGGSGVVATELGKGLAKVGHEVHFITYKQPMRLDFFSENLFYHEVDIKSYPLFEFAPYELALASKMVSVVKYENLDLLHVHYAIPHASAAYMAKQILKTEGIQIPVVTTLHGTDITLVGKDPSYEPVVTFSINQSDGVTAVSEDLKKETYEHFDIKRDIEVVPNFIDLERFKKQRKEHFKLAICPHGEKLLVHTSNFRKVKRVEDVIHVFYNIRKEIPAKLLLVGDGPERDRMERLCRTLGTCDDIRFLGKLEAVEEVLSVADLFLMPSEKESFGLAALEAMACEVPVLSSNAGGIPELNLDGVTGYACEVGDVEDMTAKAKIILSDENLPRFKANALARAKEFDIHQILPKYVAYYEKTIAATFSEA; encoded by the coding sequence ATGAAAATAGGAATCGTTTGTTATCCCACGTTTGGTGGGAGTGGAGTCGTGGCCACTGAACTTGGAAAGGGTCTTGCCAAAGTAGGGCATGAGGTTCACTTCATTACCTATAAACAGCCGATGAGGCTTGATTTTTTCAGTGAAAATTTATTTTACCACGAGGTAGATATCAAAAGCTATCCTCTTTTTGAATTTGCACCCTATGAACTGGCACTTGCAAGTAAAATGGTCAGTGTGGTCAAGTATGAAAATTTGGACTTGCTTCACGTGCATTATGCAATTCCTCATGCTTCTGCAGCTTACATGGCTAAGCAAATCTTAAAGACAGAAGGGATTCAAATCCCGGTGGTGACTACGCTTCACGGAACAGATATCACGCTTGTAGGAAAAGATCCAAGTTATGAGCCGGTAGTGACTTTTTCGATCAATCAATCTGATGGAGTCACCGCAGTCTCTGAAGATCTTAAAAAGGAAACCTATGAGCACTTTGACATCAAGCGGGATATCGAAGTAGTTCCAAATTTCATTGATTTGGAACGTTTCAAAAAGCAGCGCAAAGAACATTTTAAGTTAGCTATTTGCCCGCACGGGGAGAAATTGCTCGTCCATACCTCCAACTTTAGAAAAGTGAAGCGTGTCGAAGATGTGATTCATGTATTCTATAATATCCGTAAAGAGATCCCTGCAAAACTGCTTTTGGTGGGGGATGGACCGGAAAGAGATCGAATGGAGCGCCTGTGTAGAACCTTGGGGACATGCGATGACATCCGTTTTTTGGGCAAGCTTGAGGCAGTGGAAGAGGTGCTTTCAGTAGCGGATTTGTTTTTAATGCCTTCCGAAAAAGAAAGTTTCGGTTTGGCGGCTTTAGAGGCCATGGCTTGTGAAGTTCCTGTTTTGTCTTCAAATGCTGGCGGAATCCCGGAGTTAAACCTGGATGGAGTGACCGGATATGCCTGTGAAGTTGGGGATGTGGAGGATATGACGGCCAAAGCCAAAATCATTCTTTCAGATGAAAACCTTCCACGGTTTAAGGCGAATGCATTGGCCAGAGCCAAAGAATTTGACATTCATCAAATTCTTCCAAAATATGTCGCTTACTATGAAAAAACCATCGCTGCAACGTTCAGCGAGGCGTGA
- a CDS encoding sulfatase family protein, producing the protein MKNLYLLIFLFGIGLLFPSCISKPKEEKKPNIIFILADDMGYGDLKAFNHKSKIRTPHLDQLAKEGMMFTDAHTTSAVCTPSRYALLTGRYNWRSSLKKGVLTGESMALIPKERTTVASLLKSKGYQTGFIGKWHLGLDWALKVDSINQIGSGESVNYDLVDFSKPVKNGPNALGFEYSYALPASLDMAPYVYVENEKVTQEPDRVTIDEGEYSWWRKGPTSPDFIHQEVTPNFFSRAIEYIENKSKEDKPFFLYLALPSPHTPILPNEAWQGKSGLLPYADFVLMIDDYIGRVNQALKTAGIEENTLVIFSSDNGCAPAAGFNKLVEMGHYPSAQFRGHKADIYEGGHRVPFIAKWPSKIKAGSLRNETISLIDFFATAAEIADYSISDHEGEDSYSLLSLFNSENPSNDFREATVFHSVDGSFAIRKGDWKLILAKGSGGWSFPRPGDPAEADLPEVQLYNLATDPGESKNLEAEEKEKVLDLKQTLIRYIKEGRSTPGIPQPNDPFEGEWKQVWFMNEE; encoded by the coding sequence ATGAAGAATTTATACTTACTGATTTTCCTTTTTGGAATAGGTTTACTTTTTCCCTCATGTATCTCAAAGCCAAAGGAGGAAAAGAAACCCAATATCATTTTTATTCTTGCTGATGACATGGGCTATGGAGACTTGAAAGCTTTTAATCATAAAAGTAAAATCCGGACCCCCCATCTTGATCAATTGGCTAAGGAAGGGATGATGTTTACTGATGCCCACACTACTTCGGCAGTTTGTACCCCTTCCAGATATGCCCTGCTGACTGGCAGATACAATTGGAGAAGTAGCTTGAAAAAAGGTGTTTTGACAGGAGAATCCATGGCCTTGATTCCTAAGGAAAGAACAACTGTTGCCTCTCTCTTGAAGTCTAAAGGATACCAAACTGGTTTTATTGGGAAATGGCATTTAGGCTTAGATTGGGCATTGAAGGTTGATTCAATAAATCAAATTGGATCCGGAGAATCCGTTAATTATGATTTGGTTGATTTCTCCAAACCTGTCAAGAATGGCCCAAATGCTTTGGGATTTGAGTACAGCTATGCACTTCCTGCATCCTTAGACATGGCTCCTTATGTTTATGTGGAAAATGAGAAAGTAACTCAAGAACCTGACAGGGTTACAATTGACGAAGGGGAATATTCTTGGTGGAGAAAAGGACCAACTTCTCCTGATTTTATCCACCAAGAGGTTACCCCAAACTTTTTTTCACGAGCTATTGAATACATAGAAAACAAATCAAAAGAAGATAAACCGTTTTTCCTTTATTTGGCTTTGCCCTCTCCTCACACGCCTATTCTTCCTAATGAAGCTTGGCAAGGGAAAAGTGGGTTGCTTCCTTATGCAGATTTTGTCCTTATGATTGATGATTATATAGGTCGTGTCAATCAAGCGTTAAAGACTGCTGGTATAGAAGAAAATACATTAGTCATTTTTTCCAGCGATAATGGGTGTGCTCCTGCAGCAGGATTTAACAAGTTGGTTGAAATGGGGCATTATCCAAGTGCTCAATTCAGAGGACATAAAGCTGATATCTACGAGGGTGGACATAGGGTTCCCTTTATAGCCAAATGGCCTTCAAAAATTAAGGCTGGCTCTTTAAGAAATGAAACCATCTCATTGATTGACTTTTTTGCTACTGCAGCAGAAATAGCTGATTATTCTATTTCTGATCATGAAGGAGAGGATAGCTACTCTTTGCTCTCTCTTTTTAATTCAGAAAATCCATCTAATGATTTTCGGGAGGCCACAGTTTTTCACTCTGTGGATGGAAGCTTTGCAATCCGAAAAGGCGATTGGAAATTGATTCTTGCTAAAGGTTCTGGAGGCTGGAGTTTTCCTCGGCCAGGAGATCCTGCGGAAGCTGATCTCCCGGAAGTCCAACTTTATAATTTGGCCACTGATCCAGGAGAGTCAAAAAATCTAGAAGCTGAAGAAAAGGAAAAGGTTCTTGATTTAAAACAAACATTAATTCGGTACATCAAAGAGGGGAGAAGCACTCCGGGGATTCCCCAGCCAAATGATCCCTTCGAAGGAGAATGGAAACAAGTTTGGTTTATGAATGAAGAATAA
- a CDS encoding DUF983 domain-containing protein, translated as MKSPSLLFSLLTGRCPRCRKGPLFESAEWNKPSSWFAMHKSCTCCQQSFEPEPGFYFGAMFVSYAFNTALFIAVWITYSFLASEFSLFYLLMLMILAAALALPFFFRLSRSLWIHLFVPYGSKSEKR; from the coding sequence ATGAAGTCCCCTTCTCTTCTATTCAGCTTGCTTACTGGTCGTTGCCCTCGCTGCCGCAAAGGCCCACTTTTTGAATCTGCGGAATGGAACAAGCCCTCAAGCTGGTTTGCCATGCATAAATCTTGTACTTGCTGCCAACAATCTTTTGAACCAGAGCCTGGTTTTTATTTTGGAGCCATGTTTGTCAGTTATGCATTTAATACGGCACTATTTATAGCCGTTTGGATTACCTATTCGTTTTTGGCTTCCGAATTTTCCCTTTTCTATCTCTTGATGTTGATGATCCTAGCCGCGGCTTTGGCCCTTCCGTTCTTCTTCAGACTAAGTCGAAGCCTTTGGATTCACCTATTTGTGCCCTATGGCTCCAAGTCCGAAAAACGATAA
- the atpG gene encoding ATP synthase F1 subunit gamma → MANLKEVKQRINSVISTQQITKAMKMVSAAKLRRAQDKIVQMRPYSQKLTTILTNVSASAEGAADIVYAQKRDGKKVLLVPVTSDKGLCGAFNTNIIKATNAAIQEQFAGAEISILPLGKKAYEYFKKSSHTVIDTYFGVFQNLTFETVRDAAEFAMNGFVAGDYDQVFLIFNEFKNVATQIVRTEQFLPMAQQETEESNATETDYILEPSRAYIIEELVPTSLKIQFYKAVLESNASEHGARMTAMDKATENAGELLKELKLMYNRTRQAAITNEILEIVAGANALAGK, encoded by the coding sequence ATGGCTAACCTTAAGGAAGTAAAGCAAAGAATCAACTCGGTAATTTCTACCCAGCAGATCACGAAGGCCATGAAAATGGTATCGGCTGCTAAATTGAGAAGGGCTCAGGATAAAATTGTCCAAATGCGTCCTTATTCTCAAAAGTTGACTACTATACTCACCAATGTGTCCGCTTCTGCTGAAGGTGCGGCAGATATTGTGTACGCCCAAAAAAGAGATGGTAAAAAGGTCCTTCTGGTTCCTGTTACTTCTGATAAAGGGCTTTGTGGTGCTTTCAATACCAATATTATCAAAGCGACTAATGCTGCAATTCAAGAGCAATTTGCAGGTGCTGAAATAAGCATTCTTCCTCTTGGAAAGAAGGCCTACGAATACTTCAAAAAATCTTCTCATACGGTGATTGATACTTATTTTGGAGTGTTCCAAAATTTGACATTTGAAACCGTGCGTGATGCGGCTGAGTTTGCAATGAACGGATTTGTAGCTGGTGATTACGATCAGGTGTTTTTGATTTTTAACGAATTCAAAAATGTAGCGACTCAAATCGTTCGAACTGAGCAATTTCTTCCAATGGCACAGCAGGAAACTGAAGAGTCAAATGCAACTGAGACAGATTACATCCTTGAGCCTTCAAGAGCTTATATTATTGAAGAATTGGTTCCAACTTCCTTGAAGATTCAATTCTATAAAGCAGTGCTTGAGAGTAATGCTTCTGAGCATGGTGCTCGGATGACTGCTATGGATAAAGCAACTGAAAATGCCGGTGAATTGCTGAAAGAACTGAAACTGATGTACAACCGTACTCGTCAGGCCGCGATTACCAATGAAATCCTTGAAATCGTAGCAGGAGCGAACGCACTTGCAGGAAAATAA
- a CDS encoding neutral/alkaline non-lysosomal ceramidase N-terminal domain-containing protein — protein sequence MTRFFRFLAYFIGAILLLALATITTVDRRPIDEQDFFKETFAKLDSSNWETSQGEAWLAGWASGNVTPDQPAELVGYAPRGPYQFVQDSSRLKALTLSNGKTRIAWLNYELLIVHPFLADQVRQGVKKAGIPIDQLIFTATHTHSGMGGYMPGFLGELAFGGYDQEIVDLLVNKSVETLQTALAKQDTVSIFFRKTRAADHVSNRFIKDGPYDPFVRQVIFSRKDGKKALFYTYSAHATCLSSKFMGLSGDYPNYLSENLEARDYDFAMYAAGTVGSHRPMANGNTPEAVKDYAASLDSVIWLRMTTYGSNKLPLIRHNRLDISLREPHLRISDNLRVRPWVFKKLVGETPAYFEITQLGNLLLIASSGELSGVFYEEWDRLAQSKGLKLIVTVFNGSYIGYITPDELYDEHFHEVREMNWFGPGNGHYFDELVKKTINRASQSN from the coding sequence TTGACTCGCTTTTTTAGATTCCTTGCTTACTTCATCGGAGCGATCCTTTTGCTCGCTTTGGCGACGATCACCACCGTAGACCGAAGGCCAATAGATGAGCAGGATTTTTTCAAAGAAACTTTTGCCAAACTTGACAGCAGCAACTGGGAAACATCTCAAGGAGAAGCTTGGCTAGCAGGATGGGCCTCCGGGAATGTGACTCCAGACCAACCGGCAGAACTTGTGGGATACGCGCCGAGAGGTCCGTATCAATTTGTACAGGATTCATCACGGTTAAAGGCTCTCACCCTTAGCAATGGCAAGACCCGAATCGCTTGGCTCAATTATGAGCTCCTAATCGTTCACCCATTTCTTGCAGACCAAGTTAGGCAAGGTGTTAAAAAAGCAGGTATCCCCATCGACCAGCTTATATTCACCGCCACTCATACGCATTCTGGGATGGGTGGATATATGCCTGGCTTCCTTGGAGAATTGGCTTTCGGCGGATATGATCAGGAAATCGTGGATTTATTGGTCAATAAAAGTGTGGAAACGCTCCAAACTGCCCTGGCAAAACAGGATACTGTTTCGATATTTTTCAGAAAAACTAGGGCTGCTGATCATGTGTCCAACCGATTTATCAAAGACGGTCCGTATGACCCTTTTGTAAGACAGGTGATTTTTTCTCGAAAAGATGGAAAAAAAGCCCTTTTCTACACCTATTCTGCCCATGCTACCTGTCTCAGCTCAAAGTTTATGGGCTTATCGGGAGATTATCCCAACTACCTCTCTGAAAATCTAGAAGCTCGGGATTACGACTTTGCCATGTATGCAGCAGGTACGGTAGGAAGCCATCGTCCTATGGCTAATGGAAATACCCCAGAAGCTGTCAAAGACTACGCCGCGAGTTTGGATTCTGTGATTTGGCTTCGGATGACTACCTATGGATCCAATAAACTTCCGCTTATTCGCCATAATCGATTGGATATTTCCCTGAGGGAACCCCATCTCCGAATATCAGACAACTTGCGAGTTCGACCTTGGGTATTCAAAAAATTGGTTGGGGAAACTCCTGCCTATTTTGAAATTACACAATTGGGCAACTTGCTCTTGATCGCCTCGAGTGGGGAGTTGTCAGGCGTATTTTATGAAGAATGGGACCGGCTCGCGCAAAGCAAAGGATTGAAGTTAATCGTGACGGTGTTTAATGGAAGCTATATCGGCTACATCACGCCAGATGAATTATATGATGAACATTTTCATGAAGTCCGTGAGATGAACTGGTTTGGCCCTGGAAATGGTCACTATTTTGACGAATTAGTCAAAAAAACCATCAATCGAGCTTCCCAATCCAACTAA
- a CDS encoding M24 family metallopeptidase, protein MQKTLLSIGLLASLWACSPSTESSHEPSQTVDSATQWSSNPWPEIRKKRINQLLPEALKNADVDVWLVLCRENYNDPIAVHVGGENASGTAAFLFYTDDSGFHSLVFSPDGEATALDELDIHEKVERVPRGESALAKAVEFIQAKGFENIAVNTSANNEMADGMTHSQYQELAQLMGKESSKLISSEELVYEWLSIKLPEEVEIMTKAAQLASDFQHEAYAMIEPGKTTDANVAKFLKAKMIEYGVTDAWHPDQNPNVNSGPDRGHSHATDKVIQPGDVIQIDFGVKLYGIWVSDIQRFAYVLKEGETEAPADIQQYWENGKAGSRAALAAMKPGVKGEDVDRAQRDLMDAAGSLYVPWSTGHPVGYVAHDVGPNLGGARLPQPRPAAQKLLKEGMVFAFDGFHCWKQPDGTEKTISVEEMAVVTADGASYLISPQEELVLVGKSKK, encoded by the coding sequence ATGCAAAAGACACTTTTATCAATTGGGTTATTGGCAAGTCTTTGGGCCTGCAGTCCCTCAACGGAATCATCCCATGAACCCTCCCAAACCGTAGATTCGGCCACGCAATGGAGTTCAAACCCTTGGCCAGAAATCCGGAAGAAACGCATCAACCAACTCCTTCCTGAAGCCTTGAAAAATGCAGATGTGGATGTTTGGCTGGTATTGTGCCGGGAAAATTACAACGATCCAATCGCTGTCCATGTCGGCGGTGAAAATGCCAGCGGAACAGCTGCCTTTCTTTTCTACACTGACGATAGTGGCTTTCATTCCCTTGTCTTCTCGCCCGATGGAGAAGCAACAGCCTTGGATGAATTGGACATCCATGAAAAAGTAGAACGGGTACCGAGAGGAGAATCCGCACTAGCAAAAGCAGTGGAATTCATCCAAGCAAAGGGATTTGAAAATATTGCAGTGAACACCTCCGCAAATAATGAAATGGCTGATGGAATGACCCATAGCCAATATCAGGAACTTGCCCAACTCATGGGTAAAGAGTCATCTAAATTGATTTCTTCTGAAGAGCTCGTTTATGAGTGGCTATCGATCAAACTTCCAGAAGAAGTAGAAATCATGACTAAGGCTGCGCAATTAGCTTCGGATTTCCAACATGAAGCCTACGCGATGATCGAACCAGGAAAAACCACTGATGCAAACGTTGCCAAATTTCTAAAAGCTAAAATGATCGAATACGGGGTGACCGATGCTTGGCATCCTGACCAAAACCCAAATGTCAACTCAGGGCCTGACCGAGGCCACTCCCATGCCACAGACAAAGTAATCCAACCAGGAGACGTCATTCAGATTGATTTTGGCGTAAAACTCTATGGCATTTGGGTATCGGATATCCAGCGTTTTGCCTATGTATTGAAAGAGGGAGAAACAGAAGCGCCAGCGGATATCCAACAATACTGGGAAAATGGAAAGGCAGGAAGCCGAGCAGCTCTTGCAGCAATGAAACCAGGAGTCAAAGGAGAAGATGTGGATCGTGCGCAACGCGACTTGATGGATGCGGCGGGTTCACTTTACGTCCCTTGGAGTACGGGCCATCCCGTTGGCTATGTAGCGCATGATGTCGGTCCAAACCTAGGTGGAGCACGTCTCCCACAACCTCGACCTGCTGCTCAAAAATTATTGAAAGAAGGAATGGTATTCGCATTTGATGGATTCCATTGTTGGAAACAGCCTGATGGAACCGAGAAAACCATTTCAGTAGAGGAGATGGCTGTGGTAACAGCCGATGGGGCTAGCTATTTAATTTCCCCACAAGAAGAATTGGTCCTAGTGGGAAAAAGTAAAAAATAG
- a CDS encoding AIR synthase related protein has product MNERYMQRGVSASKEDVHNAISKLDKGLFPKAFCKIVEDTLGNDPEFCNIMHADGAGTKSSLAYLYWKETGDLSVWKGIAQDAIIMNTDDLLCVGAINNILVSSTIGRNKNLVPGEVISAIIQGTEEVLQMLRDNGVNVVLTGGETADVGDLVRTIIVDSTVTCRMRRDEVISNEKIQAGDVIVGLASYGQAKYETEYNGGMGSNGLTSARHDVFNKVLKTKYPESFDPAVPESLIYTGKYNLTDPAPGAPVDMGKLVLSPTRTYAPIMVDILNYMRPHVHGLVHCSGGAQTKVLHFVDNVHVIKDNLFETPPLFRIIQEESGTDWKEMYKVFNMGHRMEIYLDERYAEEIIDIAESYGVEAQIIGRVEPLEGAKKVTIQSPYGTFEY; this is encoded by the coding sequence ATGAACGAGCGCTATATGCAGCGCGGTGTTTCCGCATCCAAAGAAGACGTCCACAACGCTATTTCCAAATTAGATAAAGGCCTTTTCCCAAAAGCTTTTTGCAAAATCGTTGAAGATACCCTGGGCAATGATCCTGAGTTTTGCAATATCATGCATGCGGACGGAGCAGGCACTAAATCTTCCTTGGCCTACTTGTATTGGAAAGAAACTGGGGACCTGAGTGTATGGAAAGGCATCGCTCAGGATGCGATCATCATGAATACGGATGATCTTCTTTGCGTAGGGGCAATTAACAATATCTTGGTTTCATCGACCATTGGTCGAAACAAAAACCTAGTACCTGGCGAAGTTATTTCAGCGATCATTCAAGGCACCGAAGAAGTCCTCCAAATGCTTCGTGACAATGGAGTCAATGTGGTATTGACTGGAGGTGAAACGGCAGATGTAGGCGACTTGGTGCGAACCATCATTGTGGATAGTACGGTCACCTGTCGTATGCGTCGTGATGAGGTGATTTCCAATGAAAAAATTCAAGCCGGAGATGTAATCGTTGGGCTGGCCTCTTACGGACAAGCTAAATACGAAACTGAATATAATGGGGGAATGGGAAGTAATGGTCTTACTTCTGCCCGACATGATGTTTTTAATAAGGTTTTGAAAACCAAATATCCGGAAAGCTTTGACCCGGCAGTTCCAGAGTCTTTAATCTATACCGGAAAATACAACCTCACCGACCCTGCTCCTGGAGCCCCGGTGGATATGGGCAAATTGGTTCTTTCACCTACTCGAACCTATGCACCAATCATGGTGGATATTCTGAACTACATGAGACCCCATGTCCATGGTTTGGTTCATTGTAGTGGTGGTGCCCAAACGAAGGTGTTGCATTTCGTGGATAATGTCCATGTCATCAAAGACAACCTCTTTGAAACTCCTCCTTTATTCCGAATCATTCAGGAGGAAAGCGGTACCGATTGGAAGGAAATGTATAAAGTGTTTAACATGGGCCATCGAATGGAGATTTATTTAGATGAGCGCTATGCAGAAGAAATCATTGATATCGCTGAATCCTACGGAGTAGAAGCTCAAATCATCGGGCGAGTGGAACCACTTGAAGGAGCCAAAAAAGTAACGATTCAGAGTCCTTACGGGACATTTGAGTATTGA
- the atpH gene encoding ATP synthase F1 subunit delta, whose protein sequence is MSNHRVASRYAKSLLELSIEQGILEEVYADFQSLAAMGKANRELGLVLSNPVLTSDKKLKVLKALFAKGASKLTLPFFEIVSRKNRENILLDIAKELVAQYNLHKSIQVAEVTTTSALTEEQRKQLVEVVKSISGMKEVQLEEKINPSLIGGFILKVNDRQLDESLSSKLKALRVQFSQNHYEKQF, encoded by the coding sequence ATGTCAAACCATAGAGTAGCTTCCCGCTATGCCAAATCTCTCCTGGAATTGTCCATAGAACAGGGCATTTTGGAAGAAGTATATGCGGATTTTCAATCTTTGGCAGCCATGGGGAAAGCCAATCGGGAATTAGGTCTTGTACTTAGTAATCCAGTTTTGACTTCAGATAAGAAATTGAAAGTACTCAAAGCTCTTTTTGCCAAAGGTGCTAGCAAATTAACTCTCCCATTCTTTGAGATAGTATCCAGAAAAAACAGAGAAAACATCCTCTTGGATATCGCCAAAGAATTGGTTGCACAATACAATCTTCATAAATCAATCCAAGTTGCTGAGGTAACTACTACATCCGCCTTAACAGAAGAGCAACGCAAACAGTTGGTAGAGGTAGTTAAGTCGATCAGTGGAATGAAGGAAGTACAACTTGAAGAAAAGATCAATCCCTCGTTGATTGGTGGCTTTATTCTGAAAGTTAATGACCGTCAGCTGGACGAGTCACTAAGTAGCAAACTGAAGGCTCTACGTGTTCAGTTTTCTCAAAATCATTACGAAAAACAATTTTAA
- a CDS encoding GDSL-type esterase/lipase family protein has product MKKYSFLLLALIASITAFAQSPIKVAFVGNSITQGPGRDNPDSYPLQVGALLGEAYEVKNFGVSGRTLLRKGDFPFWNEPQFQEAKDFHPDVLLIKLGTNDSKPQNWAHKDEFVKDYLDMIAEFRANMPKDGKVYVIFPVPVTRVNFGITPEVMNNEQRLMLFEIVQKSGAEVIDLYTPLMDKPELLPDGVHPNKEGLSIMAQVIARRIMM; this is encoded by the coding sequence ATGAAGAAATATTCATTCCTTTTGTTGGCTTTAATCGCCAGCATTACTGCATTTGCACAGTCTCCGATCAAAGTAGCTTTCGTCGGAAATAGTATCACTCAAGGTCCAGGTAGAGATAATCCCGATTCCTATCCTCTTCAAGTGGGAGCCTTACTTGGAGAGGCCTATGAAGTCAAAAACTTCGGAGTCAGTGGAAGAACCCTATTACGGAAAGGTGATTTTCCGTTTTGGAATGAACCTCAGTTTCAGGAAGCCAAGGATTTTCATCCTGATGTCCTGCTGATCAAATTGGGAACGAACGATTCTAAGCCTCAAAACTGGGCGCATAAGGATGAATTCGTGAAAGACTACTTGGACATGATTGCTGAATTTAGAGCCAACATGCCTAAAGACGGAAAAGTATATGTGATCTTCCCAGTGCCAGTGACTCGCGTAAATTTTGGAATTACACCCGAAGTGATGAACAATGAACAGCGTCTGATGCTTTTTGAAATCGTCCAAAAATCAGGAGCAGAGGTCATTGATCTATACACCCCTCTAATGGACAAGCCTGAACTTCTGCCTGATGGAGTTCATCCGAATAAAGAAGGTCTCAGCATCATGGCACAGGTTATCGCCAGACGAATCATGATGTAA
- the atpA gene encoding F0F1 ATP synthase subunit alpha, with product MAEVRPDEVSAILREQLSGARTEAELEEVGTVLQVGDGVARIYGLSKAQAGELLEFDNGLKAMVLNLEEDNVGAVLFGDSKEIKEGDTVKRTKKIASIQAGEGMLGRVVDTLGNPIDGKGPITGDLYEMPLERKAPGVIYRQPVTEPLQTGIKSIDAMIPIGRGQRELVIGDRQTGKTAVVIDTILNQKEFYDKGEPVFCIYVAVGQKASTVAGVVAALEKGGALPYTVVVSAAASDPAPMQFFAPFTGAAIGEFFRDTGRPALVVYDDLSKQAVAYREVSLLLRRPPGREAYPGDVFYLHSRLLERAAKINKSDAIAQQMNDLPESIRPLVKGGGSLTALPIIETQAGDVSAYIPTNVISITDGQIFLETNLFNSGIRPAINVGISVSRVGGNAQIKSMKKVAGTLKLDQAQFRELEAFAKFGSDLDASTKRTIERGRRNQEILKQPQYSPVSVAHQVAIIYASTKGLMDSVPVEKARAFEKEFYTLLDASYPEALQLILKGDIDGAGKILSTAAAELAPKYAK from the coding sequence ATGGCAGAAGTAAGACCTGATGAAGTTTCGGCCATCTTGAGAGAGCAACTCTCCGGTGCCAGAACCGAAGCCGAACTAGAAGAAGTGGGTACCGTCCTCCAAGTAGGTGACGGGGTAGCCCGTATCTATGGACTTTCAAAGGCTCAGGCTGGTGAATTGCTGGAGTTTGACAATGGTCTGAAAGCAATGGTACTTAACCTCGAAGAGGATAATGTAGGTGCCGTACTTTTCGGAGACTCCAAAGAAATCAAAGAAGGTGATACCGTAAAGCGTACCAAGAAAATCGCATCTATCCAAGCTGGAGAAGGAATGCTTGGCCGTGTTGTGGATACCTTGGGTAACCCTATCGATGGTAAAGGTCCTATCACTGGTGACCTTTATGAAATGCCTTTGGAGCGTAAAGCCCCTGGTGTAATCTATCGTCAGCCAGTTACTGAACCTCTTCAAACAGGTATCAAATCTATCGATGCGATGATTCCTATTGGTCGCGGTCAACGGGAATTGGTAATCGGTGACCGTCAGACTGGTAAAACTGCGGTAGTAATCGATACGATTCTTAACCAAAAAGAATTTTACGACAAGGGTGAGCCTGTATTTTGTATCTATGTAGCAGTAGGTCAAAAGGCTTCTACAGTAGCTGGTGTTGTGGCTGCTTTGGAAAAAGGTGGAGCTCTTCCATATACAGTAGTCGTTTCGGCTGCTGCCTCTGATCCTGCTCCAATGCAGTTCTTTGCTCCGTTTACTGGTGCTGCAATTGGTGAATTTTTCCGTGATACTGGACGTCCTGCTTTGGTGGTTTATGATGACCTTTCCAAGCAAGCTGTAGCTTACCGTGAAGTTTCTCTTCTATTGAGAAGACCTCCAGGACGTGAAGCATACCCAGGTGACGTATTCTACCTTCACTCAAGATTATTGGAAAGAGCCGCGAAAATCAATAAGTCTGATGCTATCGCTCAGCAGATGAATGATCTTCCTGAGTCCATCCGTCCTTTGGTAAAAGGTGGTGGTTCTTTGACCGCCCTTCCGATCATCGAGACTCAAGCTGGTGACGTTTCTGCTTATATCCCGACCAACGTGATCTCCATTACAGACGGTCAGATTTTCTTGGAAACCAACCTTTTCAACTCTGGTATTCGTCCTGCGATCAACGTAGGTATCTCAGTATCTCGAGTGGGTGGTAACGCACAGATCAAGTCCATGAAGAAAGTGGCAGGTACCTTGAAATTGGATCAGGCTCAGTTCCGTGAATTGGAAGCGTTTGCCAAGTTCGGGTCAGACCTAGATGCTTCTACCAAGCGTACTATCGAACGAGGTCGCCGTAACCAAGAAATCTTGAAGCAGCCTCAATACTCTCCAGTTTCTGTGGCGCATCAAGTAGCAATCATTTATGCTTCTACAAAAGGATTGATGGATAGTGTACCTGTAGAAAAAGCAAGAGCATTTGAGAAGGAATTCTACACCTTGTTAGACGCTTCTTATCCAGAAGCACTTCAATTGATCCTAAAGGGAGATATTGATGGCGCTGGAAAGATCTTGTCGACTGCAGCTGCTGAGTTAGCTCCTAAATACGCAAAGTAA